A stretch of Thermococcus bergensis DNA encodes these proteins:
- a CDS encoding RNA-guided endonuclease InsQ/TnpB family protein, whose product MPSETVKLTAKFKLKTEPEGLEDLFSLYSDIVNFLLDYAFENNITSFYRLKKETYKGLRREYPDLPSHYLYTACQMVTSIHKSYRKRKRRGKANGKPVFKKQVIMLDDHLFKLDLDGGFVKLSTPGGRLELEFYPAKYHEKFRGWKIGQAWLVKNSKGSFINIVFSEEVEVREPKAFVGVDLNENNVTLSLPEGDFIQIITHEREIRTGYFLKRRRIQKKLKTGKKRKELLEKYGERERNRLNDLYHKLANKIVELAERYGGIALEDLTEIRDSIRYSAQLNGRLHRWSFRKLQSIIEYKAKLKGVSVVFVDPAYSSSLCPICGGKLSPNGHRVLKCECGFEADRDVVGSWNIRLRGLKMWGVSVPPESQPMKTGGWKPTRYEINTLHTLYG is encoded by the coding sequence ATGCCGAGTGAGACTGTTAAGCTCACGGCAAAGTTCAAACTCAAGACGGAGCCCGAAGGGTTAGAAGACCTCTTCTCCCTTTATTCTGATATTGTTAATTTTCTCCTTGATTATGCTTTCGAAAACAACATCACGAGCTTTTACCGGCTGAAGAAGGAGACTTACAAGGGCCTCCGGAGGGAATACCCAGACCTTCCGAGCCATTACCTCTACACGGCTTGTCAAATGGTTACCTCAATCCACAAGAGCTACAGGAAGAGAAAAAGACGAGGAAAAGCTAATGGAAAGCCCGTCTTCAAAAAGCAAGTGATAATGCTTGATGATCATCTTTTCAAACTCGACCTTGACGGTGGATTTGTCAAGCTCTCAACTCCCGGCGGAAGGCTGGAACTGGAGTTTTACCCTGCAAAATACCACGAGAAGTTTAGAGGGTGGAAAATAGGACAAGCGTGGCTTGTTAAAAATTCAAAGGGGAGTTTCATCAATATTGTCTTTTCCGAGGAGGTTGAAGTTAGAGAGCCAAAAGCCTTTGTTGGTGTGGACTTGAACGAAAACAATGTTACCCTTAGCCTTCCAGAGGGGGATTTTATCCAGATTATCACTCACGAGAGGGAGATTAGAACGGGCTACTTCTTGAAGAGAAGGAGAATCCAGAAGAAGCTAAAAACGGGTAAAAAGAGGAAAGAGCTTTTGGAAAAGTATGGTGAGAGGGAGAGGAACCGGCTGAATGACTTGTATCACAAGTTGGCCAACAAGATTGTCGAGCTGGCGGAGAGATACGGCGGTATTGCTCTCGAAGACTTGACGGAAATCAGGGACTCGATAAGGTATTCCGCCCAATTGAATGGCCGTCTTCACCGTTGGAGTTTTCGTAAACTTCAATCCATTATCGAGTATAAAGCCAAGTTAAAGGGTGTGAGTGTCGTTTTTGTCGATCCTGCTTACTCTTCATCCCTGTGTCCGATATGTGGGGGTAAGTTAAGCCCGAATGGGCACAGGGTTTTGAAATGCGAGTGTGGTTTTGAGGCTGACCGTGACGTGGTCGGCTCTTGGAATATTCGTTTGAGGGGCCTGAAGATGTGGGGAGTCTCCGTTCCCCCCGAAAGCCAGCCAATGAAGACGGGAGGCTGGAAGCCTACCCGTTACGAAATTAACACTCTACACACACTTTACGGGTAG
- a CDS encoding AMP-binding protein, with protein MDSILLGRKDLEDLRYTAETAFKTTEFWKEKFSDIDIDDLKPEILASLTDKVFIGPHDLYKRDKVWPTYIRNHEIFYNVMRTSGTTGKPKRIPFTKYDKIRTSRQYSSWIEEYLYKQKLASFLPQLPSGSGFLTAASLEYMDVKVGFYQIPIQYLRMRDALIEEFRDIGATAIYTLTTGAYVLGLTLPEDIKNDIQVILVGGETLSQEMANAILDSFPNAVILDVFGNSEDDATGRRIVTRKGMEPFTFPESLILLKEDADPEYKDYYEIYITKIMREGELTGLPLFNYKIGDLARVIDGKVINIIRVKDVISLGGAKLHIDQVMDIVHRYPFLVDFVIIYHPLSPDNPKPKAIIKVGYVGEKPAGIEDEIRGLIYEANNPVRYEVEEAKSSELIVEAVPAEKVREGLPQKPGKTKRIFIVGRDI; from the coding sequence ATGGATAGCATTTTGCTTGGGAGGAAAGACCTTGAAGATTTGAGGTATACGGCTGAGACAGCATTCAAGACAACGGAATTCTGGAAAGAAAAGTTTTCAGACATCGACATAGATGACTTGAAACCAGAAATACTCGCTTCTCTAACCGATAAAGTATTCATAGGGCCCCACGATTTATACAAAAGGGATAAAGTCTGGCCGACGTACATAAGAAACCATGAAATTTTTTACAATGTTATGAGAACCAGCGGGACAACAGGAAAACCAAAAAGGATACCATTTACTAAATACGACAAAATAAGAACAAGCAGACAATACTCGTCTTGGATAGAGGAATACTTATACAAACAAAAACTTGCCTCGTTCCTACCTCAATTACCTTCTGGGTCTGGATTTTTAACAGCAGCTTCTCTCGAGTACATGGACGTAAAAGTAGGATTTTATCAGATCCCAATACAATACCTGAGAATGCGAGATGCCCTAATAGAAGAGTTCCGGGACATAGGAGCAACGGCGATTTACACTCTCACAACAGGAGCTTATGTTTTGGGGCTAACGCTACCAGAGGACATCAAAAACGACATACAGGTTATTTTGGTAGGTGGAGAGACGTTGAGTCAGGAAATGGCCAATGCTATACTGGACAGCTTCCCAAATGCCGTTATCTTAGATGTATTTGGAAACTCTGAAGACGATGCCACAGGGAGAAGAATTGTGACCAGAAAAGGAATGGAACCTTTCACTTTCCCAGAATCACTAATACTCTTAAAAGAAGATGCGGATCCGGAGTATAAGGACTACTACGAAATATATATCACCAAAATCATGAGAGAGGGCGAACTTACTGGGTTGCCGCTCTTCAACTACAAGATTGGGGATTTAGCAAGGGTCATTGATGGGAAAGTGATTAACATCATCAGGGTAAAGGATGTAATAAGCCTTGGCGGAGCAAAGCTCCACATAGATCAGGTTATGGACATCGTTCACAGATACCCCTTCTTAGTGGACTTCGTGATAATCTACCACCCCCTCTCACCGGACAATCCAAAACCAAAAGCCATAATAAAAGTCGGATACGTGGGAGAGAAGCCAGCTGGCATAGAAGATGAGATAAGAGGGCTGATATACGAAGCAAACAACCCAGTTAGATATGAAGTAGAAGAGGCCAAGTCATCGGAGCTAATAGTTGAAGCTGTGCCAGCGGAGAAGGTAAGAGAAGGTTTGCCCCAAAAGCCGGGAAAAACAAAGAGAATTTTTATAGTCGGAAGGGACATTTAA